The Prionailurus viverrinus isolate Anna chromosome B4, UM_Priviv_1.0, whole genome shotgun sequence genome has a window encoding:
- the LOC125171149 gene encoding malignant T-cell-amplified sequence 1, translating into MFKKFDEKENVSNCIQLKTSVIKGIKNQLIEQFPGIEPWLNQILPKKDPVKIVRCHEHIEILTVNGELLFFRQREGPFYPTLRLLHKYPFILPHQQVDKGAIKFVLSGANIMCPGLTSPGAKLYPAAVDTVVAIMAEGKQHALCVGVMKMSAEDIEKVNKGIGIENIHYLNDGLWHMKTYK; encoded by the coding sequence ATGTTCAAGAAATTTGACGAGAAAGAAAATGTGTCGAACTGCATCCAGTTGAAAACCTCCGTTATTAAGGGCATTAAGAACCAGTTGATAGAGCAATTTCCAGGTATTGAACCATGGCTTAATCAGATCCTGCCTAAGAAAGATCCGGTCAAAATAGTGCGATGCCACGAACACATAGAGATCCTTACGGTAAACGGAGAGTTACTGTTCTTTAGACAAAGAGAAGGCCCTTTTTATCCGACCCTGAGGCTACTGCACAAATACCCTTTCATCCTGCCGCACCAGCAGGTCGATAAAGGAGCCATCAAGTTTGTACTCAGTGGAGCCAATATCATGTGTCCAGGCTTAACCTCTCCGGGAGCTAAGCTCTACCCGGCCGCGGTAGATACGGTTGTGGCAATCATGGCCGAGGGGAAGCAGCATGCGCTGTGTGTCGGGGTCATGAAGATGTCCGCAGAGGATATTGAGAAAGTCAACAAAGGCATCGGCATCGAGAACATCCATTACCTAAACGACGGGCTGTGGCACATGAAGACCTACAAATGA